The sequence GAGCGCCGACTTCGCGTGCGCGTCGAGCGCCTCGGCCTGCGCCTTCGCGTCGCCGTCCTCGAAGGCGGCGGTGCCCGCGCGGAAGAGCGCGTCGTCGTGGGCCGCGTCGGCGGCGGAAACGACGAACAGGTCGTATTCGAGGGCGAGATCGGTACGTATCCGGCCCTCCGCCTCGCCGCTCACATGCAGGAAGACGGTGGAGCTGAAGCCGTGCGCGAGGGCGGGCCGCGCGGTGGCGAGGAGGGCGAGCACCAGGACCGCGAGTGCGGTGAGGGCGCGGCGGATGTGCGGGGACATGGGTCTCCTTCGGGGTCGTCACCGCACGTTTCAGGCCAAGCGTGAACGTGTGCCGCCGCGACGGAGAACCTTGGAAGAACAAGCATGCGAGCGGGGCCCTCGGGACTCCCGCGAGGTGCGGGGGGCGTACGAGGATGAGGGCGGCCCCGGGGGTGCTTGCGGGGGTGGACGGGGGAAGTCCGCGTGGCGCGGGGGGAGTCTGCGGGGCCGGGGGAGCCCGTTGGGTTGGGGTTGGCCGCCGGGGCCGGGGCCGGGGCCGGGGCCGGTCCGGGACCTGGGTGCTGGTGCCGGGCGCTGGTGCGGGCCTGTTGGTGCCGGGTTGCCGGGAGGAGCCCGGTGTGGCTCTCGCCCTGCCCCGGCCTGCCTGGCTCCGCTCGGCGGCCCGCCCCGTTTCGCCCCGTCCCGCCCCGTCCCGCCCCGTCCCGTACGTATCTCAGGAGGACGATCGCCGTGCGCCGCACGCCACTTCGCGTACCCCGGGCTGCCGCCGGGTTCGCCCTGCTCGCCGTACTGGCCTTCCTCGCCACGGGTTGCGGCTCCGGTGACGACTGGGCGGGCCCGCGCGCCGCGCCCACGCCCCTCGGCGCCCTCGGCGCCGGCTTCGCCGGGCCCTCGTCGACGCCGACACCCGAGGCGACCATCACACCGCAGCCGGGCTCGTGGAAGAACGTCCACCCGCCGCGCGGCTACCGCGTCGTACTGCTCACGGCCGGGGACGACAGGCCCACGAAGACGCTCGTGCGCGCGGTCCGGGAGTGGGCGGACGCGGAGGACGTCGCGCTGCGCACCGTACGCGCCGAGGGGGAGCCCGACCTGCTCCCCGCGATCGACCGCGCGATGGACCTCGGCCCCGATCTCGTCCTCGCGGTCGGCAACACACTCGTCGACCCACTCGCCACCGTGACGCCCCACCACCTCGACCGCCACTTCCTCGTCGTCGGCGCCGAGTTGGCCGAGCCCACCGAGAACGTGACGGCGGTCGACTGGAGCGGGGCCTCCTTCCGGGGCGAGGGGCTCGGGATGTCCTCGACGTACGACGCGTCCTCCTTCACGCCCGCACGGAGCGCGGCGGCTGTGCGGGCGGGAGTCGCGGCGGTGCTGCACGGGCTGACGGGGATCGTGGTGTGGGTGGACAAGTACTGAGGGAGCGGGGGCCGGTGTCAGGCGCGGTGCCGGGTCGGAGGCGGGTGGCGTGCGCCGGGCCCGGGGTGCCTGCGGACCCGCGCCCGCGAGGCCGCTGACCGAGGGTGCCCGCCGCGCCTATGTCAGGCGCGTACGGCAGGCCGCTTGATGCGGAGAGCCGAGACGAGGAAGAAGACGCCGCCGAGGAAGGCGTAACCGGCCAGACTGCCGAGCTCCGCCCCGTCCTGGCCGGCCATGGCGAAGAAGGACGCGCCCGCGAGCGTGGAGATCGCGCCGCTCGCGATCATGGCCCACTGCCCGCCGATACGGCGCCGGAGCACCCCGACGACGAGCTGCACCAGTCCCGCCGTCACGGCCCACGCGCCCCACACCCGCAGGACCGCCGGAATACCGGACGCGGCGGCGACCGCGAGACCGATCGCGGTGAGCGTGCTCAGCGCGATGTTCGCGTACAGCCCCCGCACCGGCCCCTCACCCGCCCGCGCCGAGCGGACATCGACGACGGCGCACGCCACGTCGAAGAGCGGATAGATGACGAGCAGTGTCGCGCTCAGCGGGCCGAGCGTGCTGTCCGCCGTCGCGAAGAGGAGGGCGGCCCATACGGCGGCGAAGGCGAAGCGGGTGAAGTAGAGCTTGCGGAGGGAGGCGGGGGCGGTGGGGGTGTGAGGGGCGGTGTGGGTGGTGGGAGTGGTGGCGGGGGTGTTCATGGGTTTGCCTTTCGGGGTGGTGGGTTGGTTGGGGGGTGGGGTTTGGGTGGGGCTGGTGGCGGTCGGCAGGTGGGTGGGGGGTCGGTGAGTGTGGGCTGTGTGGGTGCGGGATGAGTGGGGTGCGGGAGGCGGCGTCTCGGTGGGGTGGAGGTGAGGGAGAGCGTTCGGTCTCGTTGTTTGGGGGTCGGGGAGAGGCCTTCGGCCTTCCGGCGGGGCGTGCGGTGAAGAACGTTCGGTCTCCTTGGAGGCGAGGGCGAGGGCGAGGCGAGGGCGTGGGCATGGGGTGCGGCGCTGAGGCGGGGCGTTGGCCTCTCTGTGGTGCGGGGGAGAACGTTCGGTCTACCTTCCGTGGGGCTGCGGACCGCGCTGGCGAGAAGGGCGGGAGGTCGGCTCGTGGGTGCTTGAGGGAGAACGTTCGGCCTACCGGTGGACGTCGGTCAGCGTGGAGGCGTTCGGCTGTCGGAGGTGGTGGTGAGGAAGAACGTTCGTTCTTGCGCCAGCGCGGCAAGGGTGCGCGGTCTCCCGTCGTCGCTACGAGACTTTCGCTCTCCCGCAGCCATGAGAACACGCGAGCTCCCGCCGCTGCCGCGAGGGAGAACGTTCGGTCTCTTTCGTATTTCAGGGCCTCGAGCACCCACCTGTCAAGACCGAACGTTCTCCCTCACCCTTTTGGTACGATCGCCCGCATGAGTCGGGTCACAGGCGGTACGGGAGGCGGCGGCGCCTCGGGTGGTGCGTCGGATGCGCGAGCGCGGCTGCTCGGCACGGCGACGGAGATCTTCTACGCGGAGGGCATTCACTCCGTAGGGGTCGATCGGATCGTTGCTGAGGCGCAGGTGACCCGTGCGACGCTCTACCGGCACTTTTCCGGCAAGGACGAGCTTGTTCTCGCTTATCTCGCCGGGGCGGACAGTGGGATCAGGGCGCAGGTGGCGGGGGCGCGGGCCGGGGCGGATACGGCGGTCGAGCGGGTGCGGGCCGTTGCCGGGTCGATTGCGGAGGGGATTCGGTCGCCGAATTTCCGGGGGTGTGCGTTTCTCAACGCGGTTGCCGAGTATCCGGACCCCGCTCATCCCATTCATCAGGCGGTGCTGGCCCACCGGCGGTGGTTCCTGGAGACGGTCACGGAGTTGCTGGCCGAAGCGGGGTGTCTGCCGGCTGATAGGGCGGGGCGGCACCTGGTGATGTTGCGCGACGGAGCCATGGCGGCCGGGTGTCTCGGTGATCCGGAGGCGGTCACGGAGACGTTCCTTGGCGCGGTCGAGGGGATTCTGCAAGGCGGTCTGTGACGGTTCGCCCTGGGGGGACCGCCTGGGTGTCCCTCGGGAGCTGCTTTGCTGCCTTCGTCTCCTTGTCCCGACGAATCGTCGCGCCCTCCGTCGAACTTCCGCTCCCTCGATGAATCGCTGTGCCGCCCGCTGGGGTTGCCGCGCCCCTCTCCGGGCCTCTCGCGCGGTCATCGTTCTCTCGCCGGGGCGCCGCGCTCCGCTGGGTTGCCGCGCCTCCGCCGGGTGCGCCCCTCCGAGTCGCCACTCCCAGTCCCGCCGCCCCCTAACTCGCCACGCCTCCCGCCCCCCGCTCAGTGCGACGGCGGTGGGAGGTGTTCCGTGATCTTTGTGAGCAGGGTGTGGAGAGTCGCGCGCTCCTGTTTGTCGAGGGGGGCCAGGACGTCTTCCGCCACCGCGCGCATCGTGGTGTCGAAGCCCGCGATGTGTTCGGTTGCCTCCGGGGTCGCGTAGACGCGTTTGCTGCGGTCGTCGCCCGGTTGGGTGCGGCGTTCGACGAGGCCGCGGCGTTCGAGGCCCTTGAGGAGGCTGGAGACGCTTGCGGCGCTCGTGCGGCTCACCTCGGCGATGTCGCGTTGCATCGCGCCCGGGTTCTGGACCAGGTAGCCGAGGGTGAACGCCTGCTCGTGGCTCAGTTCGCGCTCCCGCATCCAGTCCTCGCCGCCCTTGCGCAGGGCCCAGACGATCCAGCGCATGAGGTCGAGGCTGCCCGTGGGGCCGATGTCCGGTGTCGCCATGACGAGAACCCTAATCGCGAGCGTTCGGTTTGAGCTTTGACTGTTAGGGCTCTAACAGTTAGCTTTCTACGTGGGGCGCTCGACATCCACCTGCCGTGTGCGCCGTGCGGTGCCGTCCGCGCCGTACCCGTGCGGCGGTTTCCCGCGCCCCGCCCTCCCGAGCAGCCCCGGCGTTCGCCGCCGCGCGCTCGAAGCTGCCCGAAAGGAGCACCGCCATGACCACCCCACCCCCGGAAACGACCGCGACGCCCACGGATGCGGACCACACCAACCGCACCAACCACACCGACCACACCGACCGTTGGTACCTCTCCAGCGCGCCGCTCCTGCGTGCCCTCGTCCACCTGTGTGTGCCGATGGCGGCGGGGACGGCTGTCAGCGCCGTCTACAACGTGATCAACTCCGGTTTCGTCGGCTCGCTGCACAGCACGGCGATGCTCGCCGCGATCACCTTCGGCACCCCGATGCTCGCGCTGGTGCTCGCCTTCGGCGGGGTCTTCGGCGTCGGCGGCGGCGCGCTCGTGTCGCGCCTGCTCGGGGCGGCCGAGCGGGAGCCCGCGAAGGCGGGCGAGATCCGGCACGTGTCCTCGTTCGCCGTGTGGGGCTCGGTGATCGCGGGGGCCGTGATCGGGGGCGTCGGGCTCCTGCTCCTGGACCCGATCGTGTCGGCGCTCGGCGCGGACGGTGCGGCGGCGGGGCCGACGCGGCACTACGTCGCCGTCATGCTGGCCTTCGTGCCGGTGCTCGCCGCCTCGCTCTGCCTCGAAAACCTCGTACGGGCCGAGGGCGCCGCGCGCCAGGCGATGACGGGGCTGATCCTCTCGACCGTCGCGAACCTGGTCTTCGACGTCCTCTTCATCCTCGTGCTCGACTGGAACGTGGCGGGTGCCGCGGCGGCCGTCGGGCTCGGGAACGCCGTCAGCCTCGCCTACTGGGCCTTCTGGCTCCACAGGAACAGCGAGCACATGAGCCTCGCGCCGCGCTGGTTCACTCTGCGCGCCTCGGTGCTCAAGCCGGTCTTCGGCGTCGGCGGCGGGCAGCTCCTCCAGGCCGGTTTCATGATCGTCACGAGCCTGCTGCTCAACAACTACGCCGCGCACTACGGCGACAGCCCGCTCGCGGCCATGGGGGTCGCCGTCCGTATCGCGCAGGTGCCGGAGTTCCTGCTCATGGGCGTGACGATCGGGGTGCTGCCGCTGCTCGCCTACGCGTACGGGAAGGGCGACCGCACGCGCCTGAACGCCTCGCTGCGGGCCTCCGCCGCGGCGGTCGGCGTCGTCGGGCTGTTCTTCTTCGCGGCGATCATCGGCTTCCGTGAGCAGGTCATCGAGATCTTCTCCTCGGACGACTCGGTCCTCGCCTTCGGTACGACGGTGCTGCTCGCGCAGTTGGTCGGCATGGTCGGCAACGGCTTCACGGGCCTGCTCACCACGCTCTTCCAGGCGACGGGCCGCGCCCGCCCCGCCCTGGTCATGGCCTCGGCGCCGGGCGTGCTGTTCATCCCGATCGTGATCCTGGGCAACCACTGGTTCGGCCTGGACGGCGTCATCTGGTCGCTCACGGCGACGGAGGTGATCGTTCTCTTCATCGGCTTCGCGATGTGGCTCGGATCGCGCGCGGCGATCGACGAGGGCCTGGCGGAGGGGAGCCCGGAGCGCGCCGAGGAGGTGCTGGAGGAGGTCTGAGGGCGCGAGGGACGAATGCCCCCCGGCGTTCAGCCCCCCTCAGCCCCCACCCCCTTCCCCCAGCGCCGCTTCCGCCGCCGCCACCACCGTGGCCGCCTGGTGTCCGACCTGGTCGCGCGGCGGGATCGCCCGCAGGGCCAGTTCCCGGGCGAAGTCCCCGCACCACGTGGTCAGGAGCGTGTCCACGTGGGCGCGCAGGGCGGGCGCCCCGGGTGCGGTGGTGCGGGTGAGGAGGTCGTGCAGGAGTCCGGCGGCGCGGAGGGGCTGGCGGCGGGCGGCGATGCCGAGGGCGTCGATGTCGGCCGCCGAGAGCCGCGTGCTCGCGGCGAGGGACTGCCAGGAGGAGGCCACCAGTTCGTAGAGCCCCTCGCCCATCCACGTCAGGACGCGGAGGCGCGGGTCGTCGGCGGGCAGCAGGGGCCGCGCTTCGGCGACGAGGGCCGTGATCGCGCGGCCTCCGTTCAGGGTCAGCCCGGTGAGCGCGCGCAGGGCGGCGCGGGGATCGGGGTGCGGCGTGGCGTCGTCGGCGGCGCGGCTCGCCCACAGCGGGACCTCGATGATCGCCGTCGTCCCCCCGTACGCCTCCGGGGCGCACCACGTCGCGCGGCCGATCCCCGACGAGCCCGCGGCGAGGCGGTGGCGGAACGCGGGCGGGGGCAGGACGTGGACGGCGGGGGCCGGGGTCTCCCAGTGCAGCGCGTCGAAGGTGCCGTACTGGAGCGGGATGCCGTGGTGCGCCGCCGCGCGCGCGAACGGCTTCTCGACGCCCGGGAGTCCGGACGTGAGCTGGAGGAAGGTGCCGCCCGCGTCGACGTTGTGCAGGGAGCACTGCACGACGGGGCGCAGGGTGTCGACCAGGCCGAGGAGCACGTCCGTCTCGGGCAGATGCCGCCCCTCGATCGGCGCCCACTCCGGCTGCTCGGCGGCGAGCGGGCGGTAGGAGGCGCGGTAGTACGCCGCGAGGGCGTGCGCGGGAGGCGCGGGGACGGCGCCGCCGCATGCCTCGGCCGTGCGGCTGAGAGCCGCCGCGTCGGGGTCGAGGCAGAGGAGGAAGTCCCAGGTCACGCGGGTGAGATCGGCGGCGGGGGAGGTGATGCCGCCGCGGAGGAGACGGCGCGCGAGTGTGAGCGCCGTCGTCGGTCCCGTGGGTTCGTCCGCGTGCGCCCCTGCCACGACGAGTACGTGCCGGGCGCCGCGGCCCACCGAGAGCAGGAGCAGGGGCCGGCCTTCGCGCGAGGTACCGGCCCGCCGCAGGCGGCTGGTTCCCGCGTGCGCGGAGACCAGCCGCCGCGCCGCCACCGAGACCTCGGCGACGGTGAGCAAGCGGTTCGGCATCGGGGCTCAGGCGCCGCCGTTGCCGCCGGACTCGCCCGTCGTCTCTTTCTTGTCGAGCGGGCGGATCGCGATCTTCTTCGCCATGTCGTCTCCTTCCGGCCGGTCGTGGGGCAAGCTGCCCTTGTCCCGGTCGTGGGGCAAGGTGCCCTTGTCATGTTTCGGCACGCCCGGCATCGTTGTCAACGGCGCTTGCGCATAGGGCAGTTGGGGCGGAAGGGGAGTGTGGTGCGGGTGATGCGACGGCCGCGGGTGAAACCGGAGCACCGGGCCTACCGGACGGTGGACGGGAACGTCAGGATCGGCAGCGTCGTGCACGGCATCGGCTCCGAGATCGCCGACCCGGAGGGCTGGGTGTGGACCCTCGTCGAGGCGATGGACGGCACCCGGGACCCCGCGCGGCTCGTGGCCGAGGTGCTGCGCGGGCACCCCGGGGCGGGACTGACCGCCGCGGACCTCGCGGCGGCCGTGGACGACCTCACGGAAGCGGGCTTCGTGGAGGACGCGGGCGCCCCCGAGCCCGCCGCGCTCTCCGCCCCCGAACGCGAGCGCTACGGGCGCGGCATGACGCTCCAGCGCTGGATGGACCTCACCCCCCGCTCCAGCCCCTGGGAGCCACAACTCGCCCTGCGCGCGGGCCGCGTCCTGCTCGTCGGGGTCGGCGGTACGGGGGGTGCCGCCGCCCGCGACCTCGTGGCCTCGGGCGTGGGCCACCTGCACTGCGTGGAGCCGGACACCGTCGAGCTGTCCAACCTCAACCGGCAGACCCTCTACGGCGAGGCCGACATCGGCGCGCCCAAGCTCGACACCGCGCTGCGCGCACTGCGCGCCCTCAACCGGCACGTGGGGCTGAGCGGCGAGCGCCGAGAGGTGCGCGGCCCCGGCGACCTCGCGGACCTGCTCGCCGCCGCCCCGTACGACGCCCTCCTCCTCGCCGCCGACCGGCCCCCGGTCGTCCGCCGCTGGGCCAACGAGGTGTGCCTCGCGACGGGCACGCCGTGGGCGGAGGCGGGTTACCGGGGGCCGCTCGTGAGCGTCGGGGTCTTCCGGCCCGGTACGGGGGCGTGCTGGGTGTGCCTGCGGGACGCCGAGGCCGAGCGGCGCGAACTGCGCCTGCCCCCGGGCGCGGACGAGGAGACCGCCTCCCCGCGCATGGCGTGGAACCCGGTCAACGCCGTGACCGCCCAGCTCTCCGGGAGCCTCCTCGCGCACGCGGGACTCGCCCTGCTCAGCGGCGTCCCGCACCTCGACCCCGGCTCCCGCTTCGGCTTCAACCTCATGCGCCCGGGAGACAACCTCCTCGACCGCGCCTCCCGCCGCCCGGACTGCCCCGCGTGCGGAAAGACGGCGGGGGACGGGGCGGAGGAGCCGGAGGGAGAGGCGGGGGCGGCGGCGTTACGGGAGCCGGGCCGGTGACGGAGGCGCTGCGGGACGAGGTGCCGGTGCCCCCTCCCGGTACCCGGGTGGGCCTGCGCGACCTCGCCGTGCGGGAGGACCGCGAGGGCGAGTGGATCGTGGGCCGCATGGCGACCCGTACCTTCGTCGCGATGCCGGGCGAGGGCGTCCGCGCTCTCGCGCTGCTGCGCGCGGGCGCGCCCGTGGACGAGGCCGCGCGCATCCTGCGCGAGGAGACCGGCGAGGACTTCGACGTCGCCGACTTCGTCACGGACCTCGCCGCGCTCGGGTTCGTCGCGCGCGTCGGCGAGCGCGAGCTGCCGGACGCCGGGGCGCCGCGCGCGAGCCTGCCGTGGCTGCGCCCCGCGCACGTCCGCCTCGCGCTCCACCCGGCGCTCCCCGTCCTGGTCGGCGTGCTGCTCGCGGCGGCGCTCGTCGTCCTCGTCCGGCGGCCCGAACTGCTGCCCGGCTACCGCGACCTGCTGTGGAGCCCGCACGGCAGCGTGGTCCTGCTCACCGGGGCCGCCGCCGGGTGGGCGCTGCTGTTCGCGCACGAGCTGGCCCACCTCGTCACGGCCCGCGCGGCCGGGGTGCCCGGCCACGTACGGCTCGGTACGCGACTTCAGTTCCTCGTCATGCAGACCGACATCAGCGGCATCGAACTCGCCCCGCGCCGCCACCGCCTGACCGCCTACCTCGCGGGCATCGCCCTCAACCTCTCCTGCGCCTCGGCGCTGCTCCTCGCACGCGCGACGACCGCGCCCGGCTCGGCGCCGCACCGCTTCCTGGCGGCGGCGCTGCTCCTCGCGCTGCTGCCGCTCCCGTTCCAGCTCATGGTCTTCACACGCACGGACGTGTACTTCGTCCTCCAGGACCTGACCGGCTGCCGGAACCTCTACGGGGACGGGCTCGCCCACGCCCGCCACGTCCTGCGCCGCCTGCGGCCCGGCGGGGACCGCCGCCCGGGGCCGAGCGCGCGACTGCCCGCGCGCGAGCGCCGCGCGGTGCGCGTCTACAGCGTCGTCCTCGTCCTCGGCACGGCCCTCTGCCTGTGCTTCCTGGCCGCGGTCACGCTCCCCGCCGACCTCACGCTCCTCGCCCACGCGGCACGCGACCTGGTCCGGGGCGGCGGCGCCGCGCGGATCGCGGACGCGGCGCTCGTGCTGACGGTGCTGGGCGGGATCAACGTGCTGTGGGCGGTGACGTGGTGGCGTGGCCGCCGGGCAAGGCGCCGCGACCGCGCACGGTGACGCGAAGGGGCACGGTGATGCGACCGGGCGCGGTGATGCGAACGGGTACGGGCGCGGTGACGCGACCGCGTGCGGTGACGGGACTTGGTACGGGCAGGGGAACGCAGGGCTGACGGGACGACCCCGGGGGCCGGGACGGGCGCTCCGGGCGCGGGGTTCCGGGGGCTGGGTCCGGGGGGCTGGGCCCGGCGCGGCGAGGCGTGTCCTGGCGGAGCGGGTGGGTCGAGCGCGGTTGGCCGTTATGCCCCATGGGGGCGGGCCCCGTCCCGGGCGGCGCTCAGGACGGCCGGCGACGTTCGGTGAGCCCGGTCGCGCGTGACGGCCCCGCGCGCGCCGGGCCCAGCACGCCCGGTGTCCCGAACCGACCCCGGCGCGCCCGGTCCCGTACCCCCGGTCCGCCGCGCCGGGGTCGGTCCGCCGCGCCGGGCCCGGTGTGCCCGTTCCGGCGGCCGACCGCCTTCGGTGCGGCACGCCCCCTCCACCGTGGCAGCGACCTCAAGCCTCCTCGGCGGCCTCCCGCCCCCTCGGCGCCCCCCCCGCACACCGGAAGCTCAGTACCCCCGGTCCGCCCCCGGCAGCCCCGCCGTGTCCAGGAGGTACGCCGTCATCGGCTCGTAGAAGCGCGGGTCGGTCACGTGGTCGTCGAGGGGGACCGTGACCCGCATCGTGCCTTCCAGCTCGCCGATGAAGAGCGCCGGGTCGTTGCAGTCCGCGTAGCCGATCGAGTCGATCCCGCGCTGGCCCGCGCGGCCCGCCCAGCCGTGGTCGGCGACGACGAGGTCGGGGAGGGGCTCGCCGCCGCGCTCCAGGCCGTCGAGGATCGCGTCCATCGGGGCGGGGGAGTGGGTGTGCCACAGGCTCGCTCCGGCCTCGTACACCGCGACGTCCGCGAACTGCACGACGAAGCCGTCGTCCGCGCGCAGGCCGTCCGGGATGCGGACGACGTCGCAGCCCGCCTCGCGCAGCGCCTGCGCGGTGCGGCGGTGCAGGTCGAGGAGGGCGCCGGGGTGCCCGGTCGCGACAAGGACGCGTGCGCCGGCCTCGGCGGCCTCGCGCAGCCGGGCCGCCATGCGGTCCAGGCCCGCGAGGGTCAGGTCGGGGTCGATCGTGTCCTGGCCCTGGCGGTGCTCGGGATCGTCGTTCACGCCGCAGCGCTCCGCCATTACGGCGAGGACGTCCTGCTCGTCGGTCCAGCGGTCGCCCAGCTCCAGGCCGAGCCACCAGTTGCGCTTGCCGTTGGCGAGGTGGCGGTAGTGGGCGAGGTTGTTCTCGCGGGGCGTGGCGACGTCCCCGCTGATACGGGTCTCTACGAGGTGCTGGCGCAGGGCGGCGCGGCTCGGTATGGGCATGGGCCCCATTCTGCCGTGACCGCCGGTCCTCGGCCGGAGTACGGGTCGCGGCCCCCGCGATCCGGGCGTGACCGGGCCTCGATCCGACCTCGATCCGAGGGCTTGGTTTATGTCTATCATTTTGATTTAATGAACCCCGCCGGGCCCTCAGCGGGCACCACGAGGGAAGGGACACCATGCCGGGCGACATCTCCGTCAGCGGTCACGCGAGCGCCGCCGCGACTCCGCTGCCCCACTACTGGAGCCGTGTCGTCGGTGCGGGACGTGCCAACGAGGGGCTGCGGGCCGACTGGCAGCGCCAGCTCACCGAGGCCAAGCGCGAGGCGGGGTTCGAGTACATCCGCTTCCACGGGCTCTTCCACGACGACATGTTCGTCTACACGGAGCGCGAGGACGGCACGCCCGTCTACAACTTCCAGTACGTGGACGCGCTCTTCGACTTCCTCCTCGACCTCGGCGTCCGCCCCTTCGTGGAGTTCGGCTTCAGCCCGAGCGCCCTCGCCCGCGAGACGAACACCGTCTTCTGGTGGCGCGCCAACGGCGCCCCGCCGGTCGACCAGGGCAAGTGGGGCGAGCTGATCACGCGCGTCACGGAGCACTGGATCGCCCGCTACGGCGCCGAAGAGGTCCGCACCTGGTACTTCGAGGT comes from Streptomyces sp. Tu6071 and encodes:
- a CDS encoding TetR/AcrR family transcriptional regulator, encoding MSRVTGGTGGGGASGGASDARARLLGTATEIFYAEGIHSVGVDRIVAEAQVTRATLYRHFSGKDELVLAYLAGADSGIRAQVAGARAGADTAVERVRAVAGSIAEGIRSPNFRGCAFLNAVAEYPDPAHPIHQAVLAHRRWFLETVTELLAEAGCLPADRAGRHLVMLRDGAMAAGCLGDPEAVTETFLGAVEGILQGGL
- a CDS encoding MarR family winged helix-turn-helix transcriptional regulator, producing MATPDIGPTGSLDLMRWIVWALRKGGEDWMRERELSHEQAFTLGYLVQNPGAMQRDIAEVSRTSAASVSSLLKGLERRGLVERRTQPGDDRSKRVYATPEATEHIAGFDTTMRAVAEDVLAPLDKQERATLHTLLTKITEHLPPPSH
- a CDS encoding MATE family efflux transporter; this translates as MTTPPPETTATPTDADHTNRTNHTDHTDRWYLSSAPLLRALVHLCVPMAAGTAVSAVYNVINSGFVGSLHSTAMLAAITFGTPMLALVLAFGGVFGVGGGALVSRLLGAAEREPAKAGEIRHVSSFAVWGSVIAGAVIGGVGLLLLDPIVSALGADGAAAGPTRHYVAVMLAFVPVLAASLCLENLVRAEGAARQAMTGLILSTVANLVFDVLFILVLDWNVAGAAAAVGLGNAVSLAYWAFWLHRNSEHMSLAPRWFTLRASVLKPVFGVGGGQLLQAGFMIVTSLLLNNYAAHYGDSPLAAMGVAVRIAQVPEFLLMGVTIGVLPLLAYAYGKGDRTRLNASLRASAAAVGVVGLFFFAAIIGFREQVIEIFSSDDSVLAFGTTVLLAQLVGMVGNGFTGLLTTLFQATGRARPALVMASAPGVLFIPIVILGNHWFGLDGVIWSLTATEVIVLFIGFAMWLGSRAAIDEGLAEGSPERAEEVLEEV
- a CDS encoding M14 family zinc carboxypeptidase; amino-acid sequence: MPNRLLTVAEVSVAARRLVSAHAGTSRLRRAGTSREGRPLLLLSVGRGARHVLVVAGAHADEPTGPTTALTLARRLLRGGITSPAADLTRVTWDFLLCLDPDAAALSRTAEACGGAVPAPPAHALAAYYRASYRPLAAEQPEWAPIEGRHLPETDVLLGLVDTLRPVVQCSLHNVDAGGTFLQLTSGLPGVEKPFARAAAHHGIPLQYGTFDALHWETPAPAVHVLPPPAFRHRLAAGSSGIGRATWCAPEAYGGTTAIIEVPLWASRAADDATPHPDPRAALRALTGLTLNGGRAITALVAEARPLLPADDPRLRVLTWMGEGLYELVASSWQSLAASTRLSAADIDALGIAARRQPLRAAGLLHDLLTRTTAPGAPALRAHVDTLLTTWCGDFARELALRAIPPRDQVGHQAATVVAAAEAALGEGGGG
- a CDS encoding ThiF family adenylyltransferase — protein: MRRPRVKPEHRAYRTVDGNVRIGSVVHGIGSEIADPEGWVWTLVEAMDGTRDPARLVAEVLRGHPGAGLTAADLAAAVDDLTEAGFVEDAGAPEPAALSAPERERYGRGMTLQRWMDLTPRSSPWEPQLALRAGRVLLVGVGGTGGAAARDLVASGVGHLHCVEPDTVELSNLNRQTLYGEADIGAPKLDTALRALRALNRHVGLSGERREVRGPGDLADLLAAAPYDALLLAADRPPVVRRWANEVCLATGTPWAEAGYRGPLVSVGVFRPGTGACWVCLRDAEAERRELRLPPGADEETASPRMAWNPVNAVTAQLSGSLLAHAGLALLSGVPHLDPGSRFGFNLMRPGDNLLDRASRRPDCPACGKTAGDGAEEPEGEAGAAALREPGR
- a CDS encoding phosphatase; translation: MPIPSRAALRQHLVETRISGDVATPRENNLAHYRHLANGKRNWWLGLELGDRWTDEQDVLAVMAERCGVNDDPEHRQGQDTIDPDLTLAGLDRMAARLREAAEAGARVLVATGHPGALLDLHRRTAQALREAGCDVVRIPDGLRADDGFVVQFADVAVYEAGASLWHTHSPAPMDAILDGLERGGEPLPDLVVADHGWAGRAGQRGIDSIGYADCNDPALFIGELEGTMRVTVPLDDHVTDPRFYEPMTAYLLDTAGLPGADRGY